The following proteins come from a genomic window of Diorhabda carinulata isolate Delta chromosome X, icDioCari1.1, whole genome shotgun sequence:
- the LOC130902205 gene encoding PH and SEC7 domain-containing protein isoform X12, with product MAEELHVVLNRSENTGFGFSLLGEPGLPPIIYNILDDSPAAESGEVEVGDVILKVNETDVIRFSTKEVLKCLRLSSDPVTLKIKRDPKIKATVHKHLCDIEKTSKLPAVHTTNITSLSNSKKPEPAVHKTQNALIRHGSTTNGSCAEQEPLLHQDHHEEDQLRPFESEQNERLQWQPLAAYTNEFINKSKTHGQPKFEAYMMTGEHILNISRMPQTTTIVPKQQKKMENLRYHNSHAHHLRHQQHTSVPNSPNESDLGRNATKTGPNSASTSPISANKRDQHQPSPVDSYNYVRTSRSEDQLQGQNDLYNVSVANSEADEDVTSSLNTLLDTRPDSATGNCNSDSDRIVWTYNAPISDQHKFAHALSNGSSSSHSNASPTSSSPLHSTGSPASPTSVSSSVMSSHSGSKRTPYGLSNGPTGQLPGGGDYSVSEAVSNISSPDYHDDDIVGLRDCVMEISDHSDSDSTLLVSEPRQRHVRVHNSNSMGSGNSDGSDHRIVIQVKGPDKDRHRQSDSMSTLKEDSDSYQVSNDVLQDLEHEEDGFREISNNKSSPLSSEDESDVESLHSFHYSPKAVDMPSAIRLAKRLYSLDGFKKSDVSRHLSKNNDFSRAVAEEYLKYFDFEKDTLDIALRKFLKQFSLTGETQERERVLVHFSKRYLDCNPGSFNSQDAVHTLTCAIMLLNTDIHGQNIGRKMTCNEFIENLAGLNECENFPRDVLKQLYHAIKNYPLEWALDEEPEERNSVQVQPRSTDSGNIGGNPFLEIPVMANAVEYKKGYVMRKCCYEANAKRTPFHKRSWKMFYCTLRDLVLYLHKDENGFRKNQMGDNLHNAIRIHHALATKASDYTKKQYVFRLQTADQAEYLFQTSDSKELQSWIDTINFVSASFSAPPLEAAVGSQKKFQRPLLPCSHTKLSLREQLADHEERVMRLGAMLDDHRKSPPEKGSKSQVIQNYKEKETYLTYELKRYKTYSLMLRSKMSHYPELTVSLAENSIGEADETLAGAIGPSVCLLDETGGGVVAPPLPDRPSPTVNRCSFTLVHIIYYPDDQTMLLRDRKESE from the exons GTAGAAGTTGGAGatgtaattttaaaagttaacgAAACCGATGTGATACGATTTAGTACGAAAGAAG TTCTCAAATGTCTGCGATTATCTTCAGACCCAGTTACGTTGAAAATTAAACGAG atCCAAAAATCAAAGCGACGGTCCACAAACATCTTTGCGATATAGAAAAAACCTCTAAACTACCCGCTGTTCACACTactaacataacctcactttctAATTCTAAGAAACCAGAACCGGCAGTTCATAAg ACACAAAATGCTTTGATACGACATGGTTCAACAACAAATGGTAGCTGTGCGGAACAAGAACCTCTCCTTCATCAAGACCATCACGAAGAAGATCAACTGCGACCGTTTGAGAGCGAACAAAATGAACGATTACAATGGCAACCATTGGCTGCATACACCAATGAATTCATTAACAAATCGAAGACACATGGACAACCGAAATTCGAGGCATATATGATGACCGGTgaacatattttgaatatatcgAGAATGCCGCAGACTACAACCATTGTACCTAAGCAACAGAAGAAG ATGGAGAATCTGAGATATCACAATAGTCACGCCCATCATCTAAGGCATCAACAGCATACCTCGGTACCAAACAGTCCCAACGAATCAGATTTGGGACGTAACGCTACTAAAACTGGTCCAAATTCAGCTTCTACTTCCCCTATTAGTGCCAACAAAAGAGATCAACATCAACCGTCTCCCGTTGATTCTTACAATTACGTAAGAACAAGTAGATCAGAG GACCAACTTCAAGGTCAAAACGATCTTTACAACGTGAGCGTCGCCAATTCGGAAGCAGACGAAGATGTTACGAGCTCTCTGAACACGTTACTCGACACACGACCCGATTCCGCAACGGGGAATTGTAACAGCGACAGCGATCGCATCGTTTGGACTTACAATGCACCGATTTCCGATCAACACAAATTCGCTCATGCGCTATCGAACGGAAGTAGTTCTTCGCATAGCAACGCTTCTCCGACATCTTCGAGTCCGTTACATTCTACCGGATCTCCCGCTTCGCCTACTTCAGTGTCTTCCTCTGTGATGTCCAGCCATTCAG gatCAAAACGAACTCCATACGGTCTTTCTAATGGACCTACGGGACAACTACCGGGAGGCGGCGATTACAGTGTTTCAGAAGCGGTATCGAATATTTCCAGTCCCGATTATCATGACGATGATATAGTCGGTTTACGAGATTGCGTTATGGAAATTAGTGATCATAGTGATAGTGACAGTACTTTGTTAGTGTCAGAACCTCGACAGAGGCATGTTAGAGTACATAACAGTAATTCGATGGGTAGTGGTAATTCGGACGGTAGTGATCATCGAATTGTGATACAAGTGAAAGGACCCGATAAGGATAGACATAGACAGAGTGATAGTATGTCGACGTTGAAAGAAGATAGCGATAGTTATCAG gTATCGAATGATGTATTACAAGATTTAGAACACGAAGAAGACGGTTTTCGGGAGATATCTAATAATAAATCGTCTCCGTTATCTTCGGAAGATGAAAGTGATGTAGAAAGTCTTCATAGTTTTCACTATTCACCTAAAGCGGTCGATATGCCTTCCGCTATCAGACTTGCGAAAAGGTTGTATAGTCTCGATGGTTTTAAGAAATCTGACGTTTCTAGACATCTTAGTAAAAA taacGATTTTAGTAGAGCAGTGGCAGAAGAATAcctgaaatattttgacttcgAAAAAGATACCTTAGATATAGCTTTAAGAAAGTTCCTGAAGCAATTCTCTCTCACCGGCGAAACTCAAGAGAGGGAACGAGTTCTTGTTCATTTTTCCAAGAGATATTTAGACTGTAATCCCGGATCTTTCAATTCTCAAG ATGCCGTACACACTTTAACTTGTGCCATTATGTTGCTCAACACAGATATACACGGCCAAAATATAGGAAGGAAAATGACTTGTAACgaattcatagaaaatttaGCTGGTTTAAACGAGTGCGAAAATTTCCCGAGGgatgttttaaaacaattgtaTCACGCGATCAAAAATTATCCTCTGGAATGGGCGTT GGATGAAGAACCCGAAGAAAGAAATAGTGTACAAGTTCAACCCAGAAGTACGGATAGCGGTAACATTGGAGGTAATCCTTTCCTTGAGATACCAGTTATGGCTAATGCCGTTGAATACAAGAAAGGATATGTCATGAGGAAATGTTGTTACGAAGCTAACGCCAAAAGAA CACCGTTTCACAAACGTAGCTGGAAGATGTTTTATTGCACACTCCGAGACCTGGTGCTGTATTTACACAAGGACGAAAACGGCTTCAGGAAGAATCAGATGGGGGATAATTTACATAACGCCATCAGGATACATCATGCGTTGGCTACCAAGGCTTCGGATTATACCAAAAAACAGTACGTCTTTAGATTACAGACTGCAGATCAAGCGGAATATCTCTTTCAAACTAg TGATTCAAAGGAATTGCAATCTTGGATAGACACGATCAATTTCGTGAGTGCGAGTTTTTCAGCGCCGCCATTGGAAGCAGCCGTTGGTTCTCAGAAGAAATTCCAGAGGCCGTTGCTACCATGCAGTCACACTAAATTATCTTTG aGAGAACAACTAGCGGATCATGAGGAGAGAGTAATGAGACTGGGAGCTATGTTGGATGATCATCGGAAATCTCCACCAGAAAAAGGATCAAAATCACAAGTCATACAAAACTATAAGGAAAAGGAAACTTATCTAACTTATGAG TTGAAACGGTATAAGACTTATAGTTTGATGTTGCGTTCAAAGATGTCGCATTATCCGGAACTGACGGTCAGTTTGGCGGAAAACTCTATCGGCGAAGCGGACGAAACGCTGGCGGGCGCGATTGGACCATCTGTTTGCTTGTTGGACGAGACGGGAGGTGGCGTCGTGGCGCCCCCATTACCGGATCGCCCTTCTCCCACTGTGAATAG GTGTAGTTTTACTCTTGTGCACATTATTTACTATCCCGATGATCAAACAATGCTCCTAAg GGATAGGAAAGAATCCGAATAA
- the LOC130902205 gene encoding PH and SEC7 domain-containing protein isoform X11, protein MAEELHVVLNRSENTGFGFSLLGEPGLPPIIYNILDDSPAAESGEVEVGDVILKVNETDVIRFSTKEVLKCLRLSSDPVTLKIKRDPKIKATVHKHLCDIEKTSKLPAVHTTNITSLSNSKKPEPAVHKTQNALIRHGSTTNGSCAEQEPLLHQDHHEEDQLRPFESEQNERLQWQPLAAYTNEFINKSKTHGQPKFEAYMMTGEHILNISRMPQTTTIVPKQQKKMENLRYHNSHAHHLRHQQHTSVPNSPNESDLGRNATKTGPNSASTSPISANKRDQHQPSPVDSYNYVRTSRSEDQLQGQNDLYNVSVANSEADEDVTSSLNTLLDTRPDSATGNCNSDSDRIVWTYNAPISDQHKFAHALSNGSSSSHSNASPTSSSPLHSTGSPASPTSVSSSVMSSHSGISGSKRTPYGLSNGPTGQLPGGGDYSVSEAVSNISSPDYHDDDIVGLRDCVMEISDHSDSDSTLLVSEPRQRHVRVHNSNSMGSGNSDGSDHRIVIQVKGPDKDRHRQSDSMSTLKEDSDSYQVSNDVLQDLEHEEDGFREISNNKSSPLSSEDESDVESLHSFHYSPKAVDMPSAIRLAKRLYSLDGFKKSDVSRHLSKNNDFSRAVAEEYLKYFDFEKDTLDIALRKFLKQFSLTGETQERERVLVHFSKRYLDCNPGSFNSQDAVHTLTCAIMLLNTDIHGQNIGRKMTCNEFIENLAGLNECENFPRDVLKQLYHAIKNYPLEWALDEEPEERNSVQVQPRSTDSGNIGGNPFLEIPVMANAVEYKKGYVMRKCCYEANAKRTPFHKRSWKMFYCTLRDLVLYLHKDENGFRKNQMGDNLHNAIRIHHALATKASDYTKKQYVFRLQTADQAEYLFQTSDSKELQSWIDTINFVSASFSAPPLEAAVGSQKKFQRPLLPCSHTKLSLREQLADHEERVMRLGAMLDDHRKSPPEKGSKSQVIQNYKEKETYLTYELKRYKTYSLMLRSKMSHYPELTVSLAENSIGEADETLAGAIGPSVCLLDETGGGVVAPPLPDRPSPTVNRCSFTLVHIIYYPDDQTMLLRDRKESE, encoded by the exons GTAGAAGTTGGAGatgtaattttaaaagttaacgAAACCGATGTGATACGATTTAGTACGAAAGAAG TTCTCAAATGTCTGCGATTATCTTCAGACCCAGTTACGTTGAAAATTAAACGAG atCCAAAAATCAAAGCGACGGTCCACAAACATCTTTGCGATATAGAAAAAACCTCTAAACTACCCGCTGTTCACACTactaacataacctcactttctAATTCTAAGAAACCAGAACCGGCAGTTCATAAg ACACAAAATGCTTTGATACGACATGGTTCAACAACAAATGGTAGCTGTGCGGAACAAGAACCTCTCCTTCATCAAGACCATCACGAAGAAGATCAACTGCGACCGTTTGAGAGCGAACAAAATGAACGATTACAATGGCAACCATTGGCTGCATACACCAATGAATTCATTAACAAATCGAAGACACATGGACAACCGAAATTCGAGGCATATATGATGACCGGTgaacatattttgaatatatcgAGAATGCCGCAGACTACAACCATTGTACCTAAGCAACAGAAGAAG ATGGAGAATCTGAGATATCACAATAGTCACGCCCATCATCTAAGGCATCAACAGCATACCTCGGTACCAAACAGTCCCAACGAATCAGATTTGGGACGTAACGCTACTAAAACTGGTCCAAATTCAGCTTCTACTTCCCCTATTAGTGCCAACAAAAGAGATCAACATCAACCGTCTCCCGTTGATTCTTACAATTACGTAAGAACAAGTAGATCAGAG GACCAACTTCAAGGTCAAAACGATCTTTACAACGTGAGCGTCGCCAATTCGGAAGCAGACGAAGATGTTACGAGCTCTCTGAACACGTTACTCGACACACGACCCGATTCCGCAACGGGGAATTGTAACAGCGACAGCGATCGCATCGTTTGGACTTACAATGCACCGATTTCCGATCAACACAAATTCGCTCATGCGCTATCGAACGGAAGTAGTTCTTCGCATAGCAACGCTTCTCCGACATCTTCGAGTCCGTTACATTCTACCGGATCTCCCGCTTCGCCTACTTCAGTGTCTTCCTCTGTGATGTCCAGCCATTCAGGTATTtcag gatCAAAACGAACTCCATACGGTCTTTCTAATGGACCTACGGGACAACTACCGGGAGGCGGCGATTACAGTGTTTCAGAAGCGGTATCGAATATTTCCAGTCCCGATTATCATGACGATGATATAGTCGGTTTACGAGATTGCGTTATGGAAATTAGTGATCATAGTGATAGTGACAGTACTTTGTTAGTGTCAGAACCTCGACAGAGGCATGTTAGAGTACATAACAGTAATTCGATGGGTAGTGGTAATTCGGACGGTAGTGATCATCGAATTGTGATACAAGTGAAAGGACCCGATAAGGATAGACATAGACAGAGTGATAGTATGTCGACGTTGAAAGAAGATAGCGATAGTTATCAG gTATCGAATGATGTATTACAAGATTTAGAACACGAAGAAGACGGTTTTCGGGAGATATCTAATAATAAATCGTCTCCGTTATCTTCGGAAGATGAAAGTGATGTAGAAAGTCTTCATAGTTTTCACTATTCACCTAAAGCGGTCGATATGCCTTCCGCTATCAGACTTGCGAAAAGGTTGTATAGTCTCGATGGTTTTAAGAAATCTGACGTTTCTAGACATCTTAGTAAAAA taacGATTTTAGTAGAGCAGTGGCAGAAGAATAcctgaaatattttgacttcgAAAAAGATACCTTAGATATAGCTTTAAGAAAGTTCCTGAAGCAATTCTCTCTCACCGGCGAAACTCAAGAGAGGGAACGAGTTCTTGTTCATTTTTCCAAGAGATATTTAGACTGTAATCCCGGATCTTTCAATTCTCAAG ATGCCGTACACACTTTAACTTGTGCCATTATGTTGCTCAACACAGATATACACGGCCAAAATATAGGAAGGAAAATGACTTGTAACgaattcatagaaaatttaGCTGGTTTAAACGAGTGCGAAAATTTCCCGAGGgatgttttaaaacaattgtaTCACGCGATCAAAAATTATCCTCTGGAATGGGCGTT GGATGAAGAACCCGAAGAAAGAAATAGTGTACAAGTTCAACCCAGAAGTACGGATAGCGGTAACATTGGAGGTAATCCTTTCCTTGAGATACCAGTTATGGCTAATGCCGTTGAATACAAGAAAGGATATGTCATGAGGAAATGTTGTTACGAAGCTAACGCCAAAAGAA CACCGTTTCACAAACGTAGCTGGAAGATGTTTTATTGCACACTCCGAGACCTGGTGCTGTATTTACACAAGGACGAAAACGGCTTCAGGAAGAATCAGATGGGGGATAATTTACATAACGCCATCAGGATACATCATGCGTTGGCTACCAAGGCTTCGGATTATACCAAAAAACAGTACGTCTTTAGATTACAGACTGCAGATCAAGCGGAATATCTCTTTCAAACTAg TGATTCAAAGGAATTGCAATCTTGGATAGACACGATCAATTTCGTGAGTGCGAGTTTTTCAGCGCCGCCATTGGAAGCAGCCGTTGGTTCTCAGAAGAAATTCCAGAGGCCGTTGCTACCATGCAGTCACACTAAATTATCTTTG aGAGAACAACTAGCGGATCATGAGGAGAGAGTAATGAGACTGGGAGCTATGTTGGATGATCATCGGAAATCTCCACCAGAAAAAGGATCAAAATCACAAGTCATACAAAACTATAAGGAAAAGGAAACTTATCTAACTTATGAG TTGAAACGGTATAAGACTTATAGTTTGATGTTGCGTTCAAAGATGTCGCATTATCCGGAACTGACGGTCAGTTTGGCGGAAAACTCTATCGGCGAAGCGGACGAAACGCTGGCGGGCGCGATTGGACCATCTGTTTGCTTGTTGGACGAGACGGGAGGTGGCGTCGTGGCGCCCCCATTACCGGATCGCCCTTCTCCCACTGTGAATAG GTGTAGTTTTACTCTTGTGCACATTATTTACTATCCCGATGATCAAACAATGCTCCTAAg GGATAGGAAAGAATCCGAATAA
- the LOC130902205 gene encoding PH and SEC7 domain-containing protein isoform X8, whose product MAEELHVVLNRSENTGFGFSLLGEPGLPPIIYNILDDSPAAESGEVEVGDVILKVNETDVIRFSTKEVLKCLRLSSDPVTLKIKRDPKIKATVHKHLCDIEKTSKLPAVHTTNITSLSNSKKPEPAVHKTQNALIRHGSTTNGSCAEQEPLLHQDHHEEDQLRPFESEQNERLQWQPLAAYTNEFINKSKTHGQPKFEAYMMTGEHILNISRMPQTTTIVPKQQKKMENLRYHNSHAHHLRHQQHTSVPNSPNESDLGRNATKTGPNSASTSPISANKRDQHQPSPVDSYNYVRTSRSEDQLQGQNDLYNVSVANSEADEDVTSSLNTLLDTRPDSATGNCNSDSDRIVWTYNAPISDQHKFAHALSNGSSSSHSNASPTSSSPLHSTGSPASPTSVSSSVMSSHSGISGSKRTPYGLSNGPTGQLPGGGDYSVSEAVSNISSPDYHDDDIVGLRDCVMEISDHSDSDSTLLVSEPRQRHVRVHNSNSMGSGNSDGSDHRIVIQVKGPDKDRHRQSDSMSTLKEDSDSYQVSNDVLQDLEHEEDGFREISNNKSSPLSSEDESDVESLHSFHYSPKAVDMPSAIRLAKRLYSLDGFKKSDVSRHLSKNNDFSRAVAEEYLKYFDFEKDTLDIALRKFLKQFSLTGETQERERVLVHFSKRYLDCNPGSFNSQDAVHTLTCAIMLLNTDIHGQNIGRKMTCNEFIENLAGLNECENFPRDVLKQLYHAIKNYPLEWALDEEPEERNSVQVQPRSTDSGNIGGNPFLEIPVMANAVEYKKGYVMRKCCYEANAKRSLCCIFLAPFHKRSWKMFYCTLRDLVLYLHKDENGFRKNQMGDNLHNAIRIHHALATKASDYTKKQYVFRLQTADQAEYLFQTSDSKELQSWIDTINFVSASFSAPPLEAAVGSQKKFQRPLLPCSHTKLSLREQLADHEERVMRLGAMLDDHRKSPPEKGSKSQVIQNYKEKETYLTYELKRYKTYSLMLRSKMSHYPELTVSLAENSIGEADETLAGAIGPSVCLLDETGGGVVAPPLPDRPSPTVNRCSFTLVHIIYYPDDQTMLLRDRKESE is encoded by the exons GTAGAAGTTGGAGatgtaattttaaaagttaacgAAACCGATGTGATACGATTTAGTACGAAAGAAG TTCTCAAATGTCTGCGATTATCTTCAGACCCAGTTACGTTGAAAATTAAACGAG atCCAAAAATCAAAGCGACGGTCCACAAACATCTTTGCGATATAGAAAAAACCTCTAAACTACCCGCTGTTCACACTactaacataacctcactttctAATTCTAAGAAACCAGAACCGGCAGTTCATAAg ACACAAAATGCTTTGATACGACATGGTTCAACAACAAATGGTAGCTGTGCGGAACAAGAACCTCTCCTTCATCAAGACCATCACGAAGAAGATCAACTGCGACCGTTTGAGAGCGAACAAAATGAACGATTACAATGGCAACCATTGGCTGCATACACCAATGAATTCATTAACAAATCGAAGACACATGGACAACCGAAATTCGAGGCATATATGATGACCGGTgaacatattttgaatatatcgAGAATGCCGCAGACTACAACCATTGTACCTAAGCAACAGAAGAAG ATGGAGAATCTGAGATATCACAATAGTCACGCCCATCATCTAAGGCATCAACAGCATACCTCGGTACCAAACAGTCCCAACGAATCAGATTTGGGACGTAACGCTACTAAAACTGGTCCAAATTCAGCTTCTACTTCCCCTATTAGTGCCAACAAAAGAGATCAACATCAACCGTCTCCCGTTGATTCTTACAATTACGTAAGAACAAGTAGATCAGAG GACCAACTTCAAGGTCAAAACGATCTTTACAACGTGAGCGTCGCCAATTCGGAAGCAGACGAAGATGTTACGAGCTCTCTGAACACGTTACTCGACACACGACCCGATTCCGCAACGGGGAATTGTAACAGCGACAGCGATCGCATCGTTTGGACTTACAATGCACCGATTTCCGATCAACACAAATTCGCTCATGCGCTATCGAACGGAAGTAGTTCTTCGCATAGCAACGCTTCTCCGACATCTTCGAGTCCGTTACATTCTACCGGATCTCCCGCTTCGCCTACTTCAGTGTCTTCCTCTGTGATGTCCAGCCATTCAGGTATTtcag gatCAAAACGAACTCCATACGGTCTTTCTAATGGACCTACGGGACAACTACCGGGAGGCGGCGATTACAGTGTTTCAGAAGCGGTATCGAATATTTCCAGTCCCGATTATCATGACGATGATATAGTCGGTTTACGAGATTGCGTTATGGAAATTAGTGATCATAGTGATAGTGACAGTACTTTGTTAGTGTCAGAACCTCGACAGAGGCATGTTAGAGTACATAACAGTAATTCGATGGGTAGTGGTAATTCGGACGGTAGTGATCATCGAATTGTGATACAAGTGAAAGGACCCGATAAGGATAGACATAGACAGAGTGATAGTATGTCGACGTTGAAAGAAGATAGCGATAGTTATCAG gTATCGAATGATGTATTACAAGATTTAGAACACGAAGAAGACGGTTTTCGGGAGATATCTAATAATAAATCGTCTCCGTTATCTTCGGAAGATGAAAGTGATGTAGAAAGTCTTCATAGTTTTCACTATTCACCTAAAGCGGTCGATATGCCTTCCGCTATCAGACTTGCGAAAAGGTTGTATAGTCTCGATGGTTTTAAGAAATCTGACGTTTCTAGACATCTTAGTAAAAA taacGATTTTAGTAGAGCAGTGGCAGAAGAATAcctgaaatattttgacttcgAAAAAGATACCTTAGATATAGCTTTAAGAAAGTTCCTGAAGCAATTCTCTCTCACCGGCGAAACTCAAGAGAGGGAACGAGTTCTTGTTCATTTTTCCAAGAGATATTTAGACTGTAATCCCGGATCTTTCAATTCTCAAG ATGCCGTACACACTTTAACTTGTGCCATTATGTTGCTCAACACAGATATACACGGCCAAAATATAGGAAGGAAAATGACTTGTAACgaattcatagaaaatttaGCTGGTTTAAACGAGTGCGAAAATTTCCCGAGGgatgttttaaaacaattgtaTCACGCGATCAAAAATTATCCTCTGGAATGGGCGTT GGATGAAGAACCCGAAGAAAGAAATAGTGTACAAGTTCAACCCAGAAGTACGGATAGCGGTAACATTGGAGGTAATCCTTTCCTTGAGATACCAGTTATGGCTAATGCCGTTGAATACAAGAAAGGATATGTCATGAGGAAATGTTGTTACGAAGCTAACGCCAAAAGAA GCCTTTGCTGCATTTTTTTAGCACCGTTTCACAAACGTAGCTGGAAGATGTTTTATTGCACACTCCGAGACCTGGTGCTGTATTTACACAAGGACGAAAACGGCTTCAGGAAGAATCAGATGGGGGATAATTTACATAACGCCATCAGGATACATCATGCGTTGGCTACCAAGGCTTCGGATTATACCAAAAAACAGTACGTCTTTAGATTACAGACTGCAGATCAAGCGGAATATCTCTTTCAAACTAg TGATTCAAAGGAATTGCAATCTTGGATAGACACGATCAATTTCGTGAGTGCGAGTTTTTCAGCGCCGCCATTGGAAGCAGCCGTTGGTTCTCAGAAGAAATTCCAGAGGCCGTTGCTACCATGCAGTCACACTAAATTATCTTTG aGAGAACAACTAGCGGATCATGAGGAGAGAGTAATGAGACTGGGAGCTATGTTGGATGATCATCGGAAATCTCCACCAGAAAAAGGATCAAAATCACAAGTCATACAAAACTATAAGGAAAAGGAAACTTATCTAACTTATGAG TTGAAACGGTATAAGACTTATAGTTTGATGTTGCGTTCAAAGATGTCGCATTATCCGGAACTGACGGTCAGTTTGGCGGAAAACTCTATCGGCGAAGCGGACGAAACGCTGGCGGGCGCGATTGGACCATCTGTTTGCTTGTTGGACGAGACGGGAGGTGGCGTCGTGGCGCCCCCATTACCGGATCGCCCTTCTCCCACTGTGAATAG GTGTAGTTTTACTCTTGTGCACATTATTTACTATCCCGATGATCAAACAATGCTCCTAAg GGATAGGAAAGAATCCGAATAA